The following DNA comes from Longimicrobiaceae bacterium.
TGAAGCGCTCGTCGTCCAGTACCGGTGTGGCGGGCCCGACCGGCAGCTCCTCGTCGAGCTCGACCCAGGAGACGCATCCTTCGTAGCCCAGCGTGTTGGGGATGACGTGCGGCGCGTTGCGGCGGTAGACCCGCAGCAGGAGGGCGTGCACGTAGGGGCGGTAACGATAGTGGAAGCGATTCTCGATCGTGTCGGGGGTGAGCGCCTGCAGATCGGTGAGGGCGAGGGCGGCGTCGAGGTTCTCGATGCGAAAGGCGTCGGTCACCTCCGCGAAAAGCTCGAGGCGTACGAAAGCTCCCCCCGGGTCGGCCGCCTCCGCGGCGTCGAGGGCCCAGGCGAGCTCGGAGCGAAGCTCCAGCGGATTCTGGTGGTACAGGGTGGGGAAGATCCAGAACTGCCGGTGCTCCATCTCAAAGTCGTCACGTCGCTCCCAGAGGCCGCCCTTGCGCACGAGAACCGCGATCTCGCCGGCGGCGAGCGCCTGCTCGATCGCGCCCCACTCCTTCAGGGCCTGTGCGCTTGCCTCTTCCACCTTCACTCCGCGGTGAAAGGAAGCTCGGTCACCCGTGCCTCGCCGCCGTCCGATGCCCCCACTCTCACCCGCTCCCCCGGCGTGAGCTCCCGCCTCACGAATCCGAGGGCGACGGGAGCGCCCACGCGAGGGGATTCGGCTGCACTCGTGATCCAGCCGATGTCCTTGCCGGTTTCCGGGTGAAACAGACGGTCGCCCGGAGAGAGCTGGGTGCCCGAGAGGCTCACCAGGCCGCGCAGATGGCGGTTCACATGCCCACGGTGCGCGATGCGGACGATCACCTCCTGCCCCGTGTAGCACCCCTTGGTGAAGGAGATCGCCCGCTCCATCGCCCCGATGGCTTCGAACGCCTCGGTGGGGATGACCTCCTCCGTCAGCTCGCGGCCGCCGCGCGGCCGACCCGCCTCGATCCTCAGCACCTCCAGGGCGCCGAAGCCCACGCGCCTTGCCCAGCCGTCGCCAGCGTGCAGGAGCCGATCGCGAAGCGAGTCGCGGAGTCTGCGCTCCAACAGCAGGTCAAAGCCGACTTCCCCTCCCGCGTACCGGGTCCCGACGAGGCGGATCGGTGACCCCTCGAGCTCGACCACGGCGACCTCGTCTTCCGCGAGGCGATCCGGAAGACCGGTGAATACCGCTCCCAGCAGCTCCCGCGAGCGCGGGCCATAGACCCCGAGCAGGGCCAGGCTCTCCGACGCATCACGCCAGCGGGCATACAGCGGCGGGAGGAAGCGGCGGAAGTGATCGCCGGTAGGTTGGAGCACCTCGCGCGGGAGGTCCATCCACACTTCGGTTGTGCTCTCCTTCGCGACCTTGTACGCACGGATCTCGGCGATCGTTCTCCCTTTGGCGGTGAGCATCCCCGCGTACACCGCACGATCTGCGGAGGCCTGGGCGAGGTCGTTGGTGATGAGGCCGTGAATCATGCGCACCGGGTCGCGCCCGCTCACTACGATCACGGCCAGGTCGTCGCGATCCACGACCCCGGCCGAGTTGCGGACGGCCTCGTACTCCGCCTGAGGATCGCCGTAATCGAGCGCCACTCCAGCGAGTGGATCGAGAGCCGCTACTGCCACATCCATCAGCTTCCCACCCGCATCACGGCGTACCCGCGGCGAAGAGCTCGCGCAACCGATCGTCGGCTCCCTCCAGCTCCTTCACCTTGCGTCTGACTTCCGCCGTAGAGGCCGCGTTGGGGAGCTCAACCTTCACCTCCTCGCCGGATTCGCGAGGCAGGTAAACGAGCGTCATCCTCCATCCCTCCACGCCGGTCGCCTTGCGGGCTACCAGGTCCACACTGTACTCGACGCCGTCGCAATCGAGTCGATTCGCCAGCCGGTGCTCCTTCCACGACGAACTGCGCGACATCGCCATCGCGATTCTCTCCGTCTCTGATATCGGGTGCCTTTCCGGACCGGAGGTGCAGTTGCCCACCTCCGCCGCCGGTTACATCTTTCATGTACGCTGATG
Coding sequences within:
- a CDS encoding DUF1802 family protein encodes the protein MEEASAQALKEWGAIEQALAAGEIAVLVRKGGLWERRDDFEMEHRQFWIFPTLYHQNPLELRSELAWALDAAEAADPGGAFVRLELFAEVTDAFRIENLDAALALTDLQALTPDTIENRFHYRYRPYVHALLLRVYRRNAPHVIPNTLGYEGCVSWVELDEELPVGPATPVLDDERFNAFRDLVKRRLAAHPGVVEV
- a CDS encoding glycine cleavage T C-terminal barrel domain-containing protein, whose translation is MAVAALDPLAGVALDYGDPQAEYEAVRNSAGVVDRDDLAVIVVSGRDPVRMIHGLITNDLAQASADRAVYAGMLTAKGRTIAEIRAYKVAKESTTEVWMDLPREVLQPTGDHFRRFLPPLYARWRDASESLALLGVYGPRSRELLGAVFTGLPDRLAEDEVAVVELEGSPIRLVGTRYAGGEVGFDLLLERRLRDSLRDRLLHAGDGWARRVGFGALEVLRIEAGRPRGGRELTEEVIPTEAFEAIGAMERAISFTKGCYTGQEVIVRIAHRGHVNRHLRGLVSLSGTQLSPGDRLFHPETGKDIGWITSAAESPRVGAPVALGFVRRELTPGERVRVGASDGGEARVTELPFTAE